The genome window TGAAATCTCTGCGCGGGCATAGCCCGCAGGTCCACCCCACGGCCTTTGTAGCAGAAACCGCCGTACTGATTGGCCAGGTGCAGGTGGGCGAGGGCAGCAGTATCTGGTACAACACCGTGCTGCGTGGCGACGTGAATGCCATACGCGTAGGCGCCCGGAGCAACATACAGGACGGGGCCGTGGTGCACTGCACCTACCAGCATACCGAAACACACATAGGCGACGAGGTAACCATAGGCCACCTGGCCATGATACACGGCTGCACGATACACAGCCATGTACTGGTGGGGATGAGCTGCACCGTGCTGGACCAGGCCGTGATAGAGCCGGACGTGATACTGGGCGCGGGCAGCCTGGTGCTACAGCGCCAGGTGCTGGAGAGCGGCCACCTGTATGCCGGCAGCCCTGCACGCAAACTGCGCAAGCTAAGTGAAGAACAGATGAAGAGCATCCGCCACTATGCCACTCAGTACCAAATGTATACCGATTGGTACCTTTCGGAGCCGAATATTGGCAGTTGACGCGCATATTGACGGCTCATGCACGTTTTACAGATAGCTTAACCGTATGAGTACGCGTCCCTGCATCCAGGTATTTTTCATCGGGCTACTGCTGTGCACCTGGCTAGTGCCGGTGGGGGCGGCCATGGCCCACGGTGGCGCGCACGAGGCCGCGCCGCCCTCCTCTGCGGTTTCCTTCATCCCAAACGCAGGCCAGTGGGATCCGCAGATCCTGTACATGGCGTACCTGCGCGGGGGGCAGGCCTGGCTTACACACACAGGCATCAGCCTGCTGTACTATGAAACCGACAGCCTGGAGTACATACACGACCTACCCCGCTATAGCGAGGAGGTGGTAACCTTCGGCGCACACCTGCTGAAGCTGAAGTGGCTGGATGCCCCGGGGGCCAGCAGCATAGAGGGTAGTGCGCCCCGGCCGGGTGCCTTCAACTACTTTGTGGGCAACGACCCCGCAAAGTGGGCCAGCGGCCTGGCCCTGGTGGGTACGGTGCGGTACCGAAACCTGTACCCGGGCATAGACCTGGAGGTAACCGGCAGCGCGTCGGGAGGCCTGAAGTATAACCTGATAGCCCAACCCGGGGCAGACCTGGACGAGGCACGCTTTGTGTACGAGGGGGCCGACAAAGTGGAACTGATACACAACACCCTGCACATACACACCAGCATAGGCGTGCTGCAGGAGCAGATGCCTGCCGCCTGGCTGGGCAGTGGGCACGGCCAGCGCCCGGCACAGGTGCAGTATACGCTGAACCGCAGCGGTGCCCTGGGCTATGCACATGCCGGCAGGCGGACTGAGGCCCTCACCATAGACCCGGTGCTGGTGTTCAGCACCTATTCCGGCTCCAATGCCGACAACTGGGGTATGACCGCCACCTTTGACGAAGCGGGGAATGCCTACTCGGGCGGTGTCGTCCACAACTTTGCACCCACCACCGGCCTCCTCAGCCCGGGGGCCTACCAGGTAGCCTACTCGGGTGGTACCGGCCTGAACAACGAACAGCTGGGCTCGGATGTGCTTTTCTTTGCCTCGGACTGTATGCTCATCAAGTTCAGCCCAGATGGCCGCCAGCGTGTGTGGGCCACCCTGCTGGGTGGGGCGTCCAACGAGCATCCGGCTAGCCTGATTGTGAACGCACAAAATGAACTGTACATATACGGTGCAACACTGAGCGCAAACTTCCCAACCGCAAATGCCTACGATGCCAGCTATAATGGAAACGGCGACCTATTCGTGGCACGCCTTAGCCAAGACGGCACTCAGCTGCTGGGCAGCACCTATGTGGGCGGCAGCGGGCTAGACGGCGTAAACCAGTGGCAGGTTATCGTAGGGGGAACTAACTACCTGAACCCGCTGCGCAGATTTGTGGGCGACGAGGCACGGGGAGAAATCATCCTGGACCAGAATGGAGATGTGCTGGTAGGAGCCACTACCCGCAGCCAGAACTTTCCGACTACCGCCGGGGTGTGGGGTGCAGCTCCCGGAAATTCCGGTGCCGACCTGCGCACCAGTCAGGATGGCGTTGTATTCCGGCTCAGCAAAAACCTCAGCACACTGATGCAAAGTACCTATGTGCCCGGCAACCGGAATGATGCCGTGTATAGCCTGAAAACAAACCGGGACAATGAGATCTACCTGACGGGCGGAACACAGAGTAATACCGGACTGGGGATACCCGCCACCGCCTGGCAGGCCACACATGCCAACTCCAATGGGGCCGATGGCTATCTGCTACGCCTGTCGGCAGACATGAGCACCGTGCTGGGTGGCACCTACATAGGCACCGCAGCCTATGACCAAGCCCTGCTGGTAGAGCTGGACCTGGACGGAAAACCCTACGTAGTGGGAAACACCGAGGGGGCCATGACCACCCAGGTGGCCGCCGGCGAAGATGGCATCTTCAGCACCCTAAATGGCCGGCAATTTTTCATGCGCTTTGCACCCAACCTGCGCACGCGCGAGCTAAGCAGCGTGTGGGGCAGCGGTAAGACCGAGCCCGACATCAGCCCCACGGCCTTTCTGGTAGACGACTGCTACAACATCTACGTAGCCGGCTGGGGCGGAGGCACGCTGCCAAACGGCGAGAACAACATAAGCAACATGCCCGTTACGGCAGATGCCGTAAAGCCTACCACCGAGGGATCGGACTTCTACATGCTGGTGCTGGCGCAGAATGGGCGGAGCCTGGTGTATGGCAGCTACTTTGGCGAGGCAAACTTTGCAGCCAGAGACCATGTGGATGGCGGCACCAGCCGCTTTGACAAACGGGGCAAGGTATACCATGCCGTGTGCGCCAGCTGTGACGGGCTGGACAACTTTCCCACCACACCCGGGGCCTACAGCAGGGTGAATGGATCCACCAACTGCAACAATGCTGTCTTCAAGTTCGACTTTCAGATTATCAACCGGGCGCAGCCCAAGCTGACCGCACGAAACCTGAATACCACCGGCTGCGCACCCTTCACCTTTGAGTTTCTCGCAGACGGAACCGAGTCTCTGCTCCCAGGCTTTCCCGACCCCTCCGTCTTCCGCTGGCATTTTGGCGACACAACCACCGGGGCCATCAACACCGGCCTGGGAAACCCCAGCGTACACGTGTACGAGAACCCCGGCATCTTCCGGGTAAAGCTGGTGGCAGGCTATCCGCCAGGTATCGCATGTAGCTTCCCGGACAGCGTAGAGCAGGAAATCATTGTGTATGAGGTGCGTAATCCCGGCTTTGAAGCTGAAAACAATCCCTGCGAACTGGACGTAGTGCTGAAAAACACCACCGAGGTGGGGGTAGTGTACCAGTGGATCTTCCCCGATACCGTGGGGGCCCTCCGCGGAGATACCCTGGTGCGCAGAGACAAGAACAGCTTTGTCCGCACCTTCCGGTCATCGGGCGTGTACCCCATAAAGCTGGTGGTAAACCCGGGTACCGTGTGCTCTCAGACCGTGGAGTCGCTCGTAACGGTGGGCCTGCCCGAGCGCCTGGACCTGGGCAGCCGGCGCGATGCCTGTAGCTTCACCTACGCCCTGGAGGCCGAAGACTTCAATACCTCCAGCTGGCTCTGGGACTTTGGAGACGGCAACACCAGCACCCAGCGAAATCCCACGCACACCTATGCAGCACCAGGCACCTATACCCTTACCTACACGGCCTTCAGCACAAACGGCCTGTGCAGCGTCCGTTTCCAGCAGCAGTTTCTGGTACCCCGGGCACCGGAGGTGCGGTTTACCATAGACAGCAGCAGCTGCCTGGGCGAGTATAATCTGATCTTCCAGCCCAATGGAGATGTTGCCACCCAATACTGGGTTGTAAACGGAGACACGGTACGAAACCAGGTGGTGGACCTGAACCGATACGGACCCGGAAGGCAGGAGGTGGAGCTGGTGGCCCGGGACAAAGACCAGTGCGGGCCTACCTACCGCCAGACGCAAACTTTCTACAACTCAAACTTCCTGGAGCTCTCCATACCCAATGTATTTACCCCAAACGGCGACGGGATAAACGACTACTGGCGGGCAGAGCTGGTGAACCCAGACTGCTTTGGCGACGTGCAGGTGTACAACCGCTGGGGAGAGGTGGTGTATGAGGCAAATGTACGTGGCGAGGGATGGGACGGACGAGTAGGGGGAGAAGATGCGCCCGAGGGGGTGTATGTGTACATTCTCAAGATTGGTAAAATCGAAAAAGTAGGCACCATTACACTTGTCCGCTAGGCTACCCGGCCACCCTGCCGCGTTTTGGCCAGCACACAGGATTCCTTATATTTGTATCCGGACATAAACTGTAAACTGTGGACTACAACGAAAACCGGAGAGGCGAATACGACCAAGCCAACGAAATCTACAGCAAAAGAATAAAGGCGGGGAAACGCACGTACATGTTCGACGTACGGGCCACCCGGGGCAATGACTACTATATAACCATTACCGAGCGGAAACGAGACCACGACGGGGATGGCTACTACAAGCAAAAGCTGTTTTTGTACAAAGAGGATTTCAATAAGTTCCTGCGGTCGCTAGAGGAAGTTATCCTGCATGTAAAGGAGGAACTGATGCCCGACTTTGACTACGACCAGTTTGACCGGGAGCGCCAGGCCGAGCAGGAACCGGGTGCGCTGTACCACGAGCAAGACACCAATCAATAAATGCGACTCCTCTTTATCGGCGATGTAGTGGGCGACATCGGCGTGGCCTGTGTACAGGCATTGCTGCCCGGCCTGATTACGGCTCATCGCATTGACTTTGTGGTGTGTAATGGCGAAAACAGCCACGAGGGGCGCGGCATAAACGAAGTGATCTGCAAGCGCCTGCACAAGGCGGGTGTGGACGTGATAACCGGAGGCGACCACAGTTTCGACAAGCACCTGATATTCCCCTACATGGCCCGGCACAACACCCTGCTGCGCCCGGCAAACTACCCAAAGGGTGCACCCGGGCAGGGCTTTGGGCTATACGAAACCGCAAAAGGCATACAGGTGGGCGTTATCAACCTGCGGGGCAATACCTTTTTCCAAAACCCGGTGAACTGCCCCTTCACGGTGGCAGACCGCCTGATACAAGACCTGGGCACACATGCACAGGTCATTTTTATGGACTTCCACGCCGAGGCCACGGCGGAAAAGAAGGCCATGGGCTGGTATGTGGATGGCCGCATAAGTGCCCTGTGTGGCACGCACACCCATGTGCAAACAGCGGACGAACAGGTGCTGCCTCACGGAACAGGATACCTGACAGATGCAGGTTTTACCGGCCCACATCACAGCGTGATCGGGATGGATATCGAAACGGCCATCACCCGCTTTCGGATACAAATCCCGCAACGCTACAAGCTGGCCGAAGAAGCACCCATGCTGCATGCTGCCATCTTCGACCTGGATGAAAAGACCGGAAAAACCCGCAGCATACAGCGGCTAAGCGAAGTGGCCAAGCTGGAAATACCAGCGGGCACGGAGGCACAAACAGATACCCCCTGATGCCGGCGCACGGGTGCCGAACTGGTGCGAAGTCGGCACTGCGGTTAGCAGTATCCCTGCCCTAGCCCGTAGGCTATTCTGCACACACCGTACGAGCATGCTGGCTGATGCACACCCACAGCGGGACGAGTACTTCCGCAATAGTCAACGGACGCGCCAGGACTAAAGTCCCCTCCCGGCTTAATTCATTGCTGCTTTATTGCCGTCTGCAACCAGATTTATGCTTTGTCTGACAATTTTTAGGACTAAATTTGCGGATAAACTGGCCGAGCGAAGGATCGTGCGAGCAAACACGCGAATGCTAGGCCAGTAGTTTCGATATCCGCGAGTATTTCACACACCGAACTGGCCGAGCCAGAAGCTAGAAACCGAAATTCTGAGTAAGCGTATTTAACCAAGAGCCATGAACTTTGAACTGACCGAAGAGCATAAAATGATCCGCCAGATGGCACGAGACTTTGCCCAGAAGGAGCTGCTGCCAGGGGTGATAGAGCGAGACAATACCCAGCAGTTTCCGCAGGAGCTACAGCGCAGCATGGGCGAGATGGGCTTTATGGGCATGATGGTGAGCCCCCAATATGGCGGGGGCGGCATGGATACCGTAAGCTATGTGCTGGCCATGGAGGAACTGAGCAAGGTGGATGCCAGTGCCTCGGTAATGATGAGCGTAAACAATAGCCTGGTATGCTGGGGCCTGGAGAAGTATGGCACCGAAGAACAGAAGCAGAAGTATCTGCCGCGCCTGTGCAGTGGCGAGATCGTGGGCGCATTCTGCCTGAGTGAGCCCGAGGCTGGTAGCGATGCCACCAGCCAGAAAACAGAGGCCCTGGACATGGGCGACCACTACCTGCTGAACGGCACCAAAAACTGGATTACCAACGGGCAACGTGCCAGCGTGTACCTGGTGATAGCACAGACCGACCGTGCCAAAGGACACCGGGGCATCAACTGCCTGATCGTGGAGAAGGGCATGCCCGGCTTTGAGGTGGGCAAGAAAGAAGACAAGCTGGGCATCCGGGGTAGCGACACCACCACCCTGCTGTTTAACGACGTGAAGGTGCCGAAGGAAAACCGCATCGGCGAGGATGGCTTCGGCTTCAAGTTTGCCATGGGCACGCTAGACGGGGGGCGCATTGGCATTGCAGCCCAGGCACTGGGTATTGCTGCTGGGGCCTTTGAGCTGGCGCTGAAATATAGCCAAGAACGAAAGGCGTTCGGACGCGAGATCTTCAAACATCAGGCCATCAGCTTCAAGCTGGCCAAAATGGCCACGGATGTGGAGGCGGCACGCCTGCTATGCCTAAAGGCGGCACGCGAAAAGGACCTGGACCTGCCATTTGGACAAACAGCCAGTATGGCCAAGCTGTTTGCCAGCAAGATAGCGGTAGACGTGGCCCGAGAGGCGGTGCAGGTGCACGGCGGCTATGGCTTTGTAAAGGAATACCACGTGGAGCGCCTATACCGAGATGCCAAGATCACCGAAATCTACGAAGGTACCAGCGAGATACAGCACATTGTGATCAGCCGAAACCTGGTAGCCTAGCCAGCAGGCAGGCAAATACATCAATAGGCCAGCTGCGGTAGACACCACGCTGGCCTATTTTTATGCCTTCTTCTGCGTATGATAGATTTTCACCTGTTAGCCCTGGCCTGCATCCTGATCCACGAGATGGATGCCATTCGCTGCCATGAGTGGCGTATTTTTCCGGGCCTCTCCTGCCTGAATGACCGAGTAGGCCAAGCTGTTTTCGTATTGCTACATGTCCCGCTCTTTTACTGGGTGCTGGCACAAGAGTTATCCGGTAGTGTTTCCTTCCGTCACGGCATGGATGTGTTTCTACTCATTCATCTGGGGCTACACCTACTATTTCTGCTACACAAGCGCAATGAATTCAGAGACGCACTATCATGGCTATTTATTGTGGGAGCGGCCCTGTTCTCGGGCCTCAGTCTACTACTTTGATAGCGCGAACGGGGTGCGATGCACCGGTTGTTACCCGGAAACGGCGAACACCTGCCTCTCTCCTTACTCTACCCTACTCATCACAGCTGCATACACAGGCTAGGCACGTTTCGCATGGGGCCAATCCTGTCGGTTTTAATCCAAATGGGAAAACAGCACGCTAGGTTCTTTAAGAAGGGCCGCAAAAAACCGACTGATCTCCCCTTCCCCGACTCAGCGAGGATAGCTACGAGCGCTCCTGCTCTGGTTTTTCCGGCTGGTTTTCTTCTTCCAGTAGGGGGGTTGGGGTGCTACCGGTCAGGCCCATCTCCAGTTTGTACTGCTGCACCAGGTCCAGCGCACGCAGCTTCTCGGCCTCCTCGTCTATTTTCAGGCTCTCGGTGTCTATGCTGTCCAGCACCAGGTCTACCCGGGCCTCGCTGTGTGCGGTTTTCTGGTTCAGGCGGTCTATCATCTCCTGGTGTGTCTGGTCTATACCGCCTACTTCAAACTGCTCCATGGTGTCAGCTATCTTGCTCTGCCATTTAGCCCGTTCGTGGGCACGCAGGGCTTCGCGGGCTTCAGCTATTTTGCGCTCGCGCTCGCGCATGAATGCCTTTTTCACCTCCAGCGATTTCTCGTAGGCCGATACGGCCGTTTCGTGCTGGCTTTGTGTTTGGGCAATGTGGCTCTTCAGGCTCTCCACCCGTACGGCATAGTTGGCGGCTATGTCATCGCGGTTATTCTTTATGGCAGCCTTCATCTTGCTGATCAGGTCGTTGTATTCGCTCTTGTACTTCTTCAGCTCATTCTCCAGCAGGGTTACATTGGCCTTTACGGTGGCAATATTCTGGTTCATGCGCGGCACCTGGTCGTTCAGCTCGCGTATATTTTGCTCCAGGATGAGTTTGGGGTCTTCTATGGCCTTTACTGCCCCCCCGAATAGGGCCTTCAGTGCCCGGGTAAATCGTTTCCACATAGTGCGTTCAGTTTCTGTCTTGGGTGTTCTTGGGTGGTATGGGGTGCCTTCTCAGCTCGAATTAGCTACAAAGCTCTCCCCTTGTTCGGTTGTGTCCGCCTATTTGCCTGCCAAAATAGCTTCTTTGTGCATGCTTTCCAATAGGTCCATTTCCTGCTTGCTACCCAGGTAGAGGGGGGTGCGCTGGTGCAGGGCCGTTGGCTCCAGGTCCAGGATGCGGCGGGTACCGTCGGTGGCTCGGCCACCGGCATTCTCTACCAGCAGTGCCATGGGGTTAGCTTCATACATCAGGCGCAGCTTACCCGCAGGCTGGTGCTTCAGGCCTGGATATAGGTAGATGCCGCCCTGCAGCAGGTTTCGGTGAAAGTCGGCCACCAGGCTACCGATATAGCGGGCATTGATGCCGGGCTTCTCGCCCTGGTTGCGCTGGTCCACATACTCCAGATAGCGCTTTGCCGGCTCGGTAAACTGGCTGCGGTTGGCCTCGTTCACGCTATAGTACTTTGCCTTTTCGGGTATGCGGATGTTCGGGTGGCTCAGGATAAACTCGCCCAGGCTAGGCTCTAGCGTGAATCCGTTTACACCATGCCCCCTGGTGGTGTATACCAGCATGGTACTGCTGCCATACAGCACATAGCCGGCAGCAATCTGCTCATAACCATGCTGCAGGCAGTCTTCCAGGGTGCCGGGGCACTCCTGTGTCTTGCGGCGGAATACGCTGAATATGGTGCCGATGCTTACATTCACGTCTACGTTGCTGCTGCCATCCAGGGGGTCGCACAGCACGGCATACTTGCCATAGCGGCCATTTACCATGCCGATGGGCACCACGTCTTCTTGCTCCTCGCTGGCGTATACGGCGGTTATGCCTCCCAGTCTCAGCGCATTCAGAAAGGTATGGTCTGCATACAGGTCCAGCTTCATTTGGGCCTCGCCCTGCACATTTATCAGGTTGGCCTCGCCCAGGATGGAGCTTAGCCCGGCGCGATTTACCTCGCGGCTTACGATACGGGCGGCCAGGCTTATATCTCGCAGCAGCTGGCTGAGCTCGCCAGTGGCCTTGGGGTGGTCTTTCTGCTCCGAAAGGATGAACTGCTGGAGCGTAAGGATCTTGGGTGTATCGGACATGCTGCGTGTTGAATCAAAGACAAACACAAAAATAAGGATTTGTTACCAATTGGTTGCCTTGCCGGTGCCCACGGTGGCGGGCTGCTGCCCTGGTGCGCCTGCTGGCTTGCCCCCTGTGGTTAGTGTCGGTGCTTGCGCAGCTCCGCCTCGTATAGGGCGTGCATGTCTTGCACCAGGCGCTGGTAGCTAAAGCGTAGCTGGGCAAACTGCCGCCCCTGCTGGCCCATCTGCTGGCGCAGGGGGGCATCGTTTACAAGCCCTAGCAGGGCCTCGGCCAGGGGGCGGGGCTGCCCGCTAGGCACCACGTAGCCCGACACATCGGGCAGCAGGGTGTCTCGCACGCCGCCCACGTCGGTGCTTACGCAGGGCTTGGCCGCAGCCTGGGCCTCCACCAGGGCCACCGGGTTTCCCTCGTTCAGGCTGCTCATAGCCACAATGTCCATGCCTGCAATGGGGGCACTCACATCTCGTATCCAGCTGGTAAACAGCACATCGGCCCCGGGCTGTAGCCGCTCGGCCTGGCCGGTCTTCAGGTTCAGGCTATGGCAGAGGGCCTCCAGGCTGGGGCGCAGCTCTCCATCGCCCACCAGCACGGCCACCACTGGCTGGGTGCTCCGTGCCTTTAGGTGTGCAAATGCCTCCAGAAACAATGCGTGGTTCTTGATGGGAGCCATTCGGCCAATCAGGCCGATCACAAGGGCCTCCTCGGCTATCCCCCAGCTGCTACGAAAGGCCTGCCGCTTTTCCGGCTGCTGGGTTTCAAAAGGCGAAAGATCGAATCCATTGGGGATGATGCGGATTTTCTCGGGCTTGCAGATGTTGAACACCTCGGTAAGCTCATAGGCCTGGAGGGGGCTTAGGGCAATAATGGCCGAGCTGAGGCTAGCCAGGAATCGCTCGATCTGGATAAAGAGGCGTGTTTTGGCCGGGCTGAAGTAGCTGTGAAACACATGGCCATGGAAGGTGTGAATGATGACCGGCACATGCTGGTTCATAGCCGCAAGGCGACCTAG of Bacteroidota bacterium contains these proteins:
- a CDS encoding gamma carbonic anhydrase family protein; this encodes MKALLKSLRGHSPQVHPTAFVAETAVLIGQVQVGEGSSIWYNTVLRGDVNAIRVGARSNIQDGAVVHCTYQHTETHIGDEVTIGHLAMIHGCTIHSHVLVGMSCTVLDQAVIEPDVILGAGSLVLQRQVLESGHLYAGSPARKLRKLSEEQMKSIRHYATQYQMYTDWYLSEPNIGS
- a CDS encoding PKD domain-containing protein, which encodes MSTRPCIQVFFIGLLLCTWLVPVGAAMAHGGAHEAAPPSSAVSFIPNAGQWDPQILYMAYLRGGQAWLTHTGISLLYYETDSLEYIHDLPRYSEEVVTFGAHLLKLKWLDAPGASSIEGSAPRPGAFNYFVGNDPAKWASGLALVGTVRYRNLYPGIDLEVTGSASGGLKYNLIAQPGADLDEARFVYEGADKVELIHNTLHIHTSIGVLQEQMPAAWLGSGHGQRPAQVQYTLNRSGALGYAHAGRRTEALTIDPVLVFSTYSGSNADNWGMTATFDEAGNAYSGGVVHNFAPTTGLLSPGAYQVAYSGGTGLNNEQLGSDVLFFASDCMLIKFSPDGRQRVWATLLGGASNEHPASLIVNAQNELYIYGATLSANFPTANAYDASYNGNGDLFVARLSQDGTQLLGSTYVGGSGLDGVNQWQVIVGGTNYLNPLRRFVGDEARGEIILDQNGDVLVGATTRSQNFPTTAGVWGAAPGNSGADLRTSQDGVVFRLSKNLSTLMQSTYVPGNRNDAVYSLKTNRDNEIYLTGGTQSNTGLGIPATAWQATHANSNGADGYLLRLSADMSTVLGGTYIGTAAYDQALLVELDLDGKPYVVGNTEGAMTTQVAAGEDGIFSTLNGRQFFMRFAPNLRTRELSSVWGSGKTEPDISPTAFLVDDCYNIYVAGWGGGTLPNGENNISNMPVTADAVKPTTEGSDFYMLVLAQNGRSLVYGSYFGEANFAARDHVDGGTSRFDKRGKVYHAVCASCDGLDNFPTTPGAYSRVNGSTNCNNAVFKFDFQIINRAQPKLTARNLNTTGCAPFTFEFLADGTESLLPGFPDPSVFRWHFGDTTTGAINTGLGNPSVHVYENPGIFRVKLVAGYPPGIACSFPDSVEQEIIVYEVRNPGFEAENNPCELDVVLKNTTEVGVVYQWIFPDTVGALRGDTLVRRDKNSFVRTFRSSGVYPIKLVVNPGTVCSQTVESLVTVGLPERLDLGSRRDACSFTYALEAEDFNTSSWLWDFGDGNTSTQRNPTHTYAAPGTYTLTYTAFSTNGLCSVRFQQQFLVPRAPEVRFTIDSSSCLGEYNLIFQPNGDVATQYWVVNGDTVRNQVVDLNRYGPGRQEVELVARDKDQCGPTYRQTQTFYNSNFLELSIPNVFTPNGDGINDYWRAELVNPDCFGDVQVYNRWGEVVYEANVRGEGWDGRVGGEDAPEGVYVYILKIGKIEKVGTITLVR
- a CDS encoding PUR family DNA/RNA-binding protein, with product MDYNENRRGEYDQANEIYSKRIKAGKRTYMFDVRATRGNDYYITITERKRDHDGDGYYKQKLFLYKEDFNKFLRSLEEVILHVKEELMPDFDYDQFDRERQAEQEPGALYHEQDTNQ
- a CDS encoding TIGR00282 family metallophosphoesterase, coding for MRLLFIGDVVGDIGVACVQALLPGLITAHRIDFVVCNGENSHEGRGINEVICKRLHKAGVDVITGGDHSFDKHLIFPYMARHNTLLRPANYPKGAPGQGFGLYETAKGIQVGVINLRGNTFFQNPVNCPFTVADRLIQDLGTHAQVIFMDFHAEATAEKKAMGWYVDGRISALCGTHTHVQTADEQVLPHGTGYLTDAGFTGPHHSVIGMDIETAITRFRIQIPQRYKLAEEAPMLHAAIFDLDEKTGKTRSIQRLSEVAKLEIPAGTEAQTDTP
- a CDS encoding acyl-CoA dehydrogenase; translation: MNFELTEEHKMIRQMARDFAQKELLPGVIERDNTQQFPQELQRSMGEMGFMGMMVSPQYGGGGMDTVSYVLAMEELSKVDASASVMMSVNNSLVCWGLEKYGTEEQKQKYLPRLCSGEIVGAFCLSEPEAGSDATSQKTEALDMGDHYLLNGTKNWITNGQRASVYLVIAQTDRAKGHRGINCLIVEKGMPGFEVGKKEDKLGIRGSDTTTLLFNDVKVPKENRIGEDGFGFKFAMGTLDGGRIGIAAQALGIAAGAFELALKYSQERKAFGREIFKHQAISFKLAKMATDVEAARLLCLKAAREKDLDLPFGQTASMAKLFASKIAVDVAREAVQVHGGYGFVKEYHVERLYRDAKITEIYEGTSEIQHIVISRNLVA
- a CDS encoding PspA/IM30 family protein, translating into MWKRFTRALKALFGGAVKAIEDPKLILEQNIRELNDQVPRMNQNIATVKANVTLLENELKKYKSEYNDLISKMKAAIKNNRDDIAANYAVRVESLKSHIAQTQSQHETAVSAYEKSLEVKKAFMRERERKIAEAREALRAHERAKWQSKIADTMEQFEVGGIDQTHQEMIDRLNQKTAHSEARVDLVLDSIDTESLKIDEEAEKLRALDLVQQYKLEMGLTGSTPTPLLEEENQPEKPEQERS
- the fbp gene encoding class 1 fructose-bisphosphatase — encoded protein: MSDTPKILTLQQFILSEQKDHPKATGELSQLLRDISLAARIVSREVNRAGLSSILGEANLINVQGEAQMKLDLYADHTFLNALRLGGITAVYASEEQEDVVPIGMVNGRYGKYAVLCDPLDGSSNVDVNVSIGTIFSVFRRKTQECPGTLEDCLQHGYEQIAAGYVLYGSSTMLVYTTRGHGVNGFTLEPSLGEFILSHPNIRIPEKAKYYSVNEANRSQFTEPAKRYLEYVDQRNQGEKPGINARYIGSLVADFHRNLLQGGIYLYPGLKHQPAGKLRLMYEANPMALLVENAGGRATDGTRRILDLEPTALHQRTPLYLGSKQEMDLLESMHKEAILAGK
- a CDS encoding glycosyltransferase gives rise to the protein MPKVLRIINRLNIGGPTYNAAYLTAHLPQPYETRLLSGQLATGEESSQHVLEELGIEAHYLPHMQRELSPGLDVRAYRQLKQALITYHPDIVHTHAAKAGMLGRLAAMNQHVPVIIHTFHGHVFHSYFSPAKTRLFIQIERFLASLSSAIIALSPLQAYELTEVFNICKPEKIRIIPNGFDLSPFETQQPEKRQAFRSSWGIAEEALVIGLIGRMAPIKNHALFLEAFAHLKARSTQPVVAVLVGDGELRPSLEALCHSLNLKTGQAERLQPGADVLFTSWIRDVSAPIAGMDIVAMSSLNEGNPVALVEAQAAAKPCVSTDVGGVRDTLLPDVSGYVVPSGQPRPLAEALLGLVNDAPLRQQMGQQGRQFAQLRFSYQRLVQDMHALYEAELRKHRH